From a single Raphanus sativus cultivar WK10039 chromosome 3, ASM80110v3, whole genome shotgun sequence genomic region:
- the LOC108844431 gene encoding uncharacterized protein LOC108844431 isoform X1 has product MEDDGSASSSSHSSRDLDAQNPYDRLLALNTSPVDSSNRNLDSVSAIYLAMTTASSKLECVDERGQDSLITSVCNVEDEEEDEELDEFDPYLFIKNLPNLSSVVPTFRPVLLPKQTRSCPPISLVLDLDETLVHSTLEPCEEVDFTFPVHFNEEEHTVYVRCRPHLQEFMERVSRLFEIIIFTASQSIYAEQLLNVLDPKRKLFRHRVYRDSCVFFDGNYLKDLSVLGRDLSRVIIVDNSPQAFGFQVENGVPIESWFSDPSDKELLHLLPFLESLIGAEDVRPMIAKKFNLKEKIDAAVDVPEYPAEAGDPFER; this is encoded by the exons ATGGAAGACGATggctctgcttcttcttcttctcattctTCTCGAGATTTGGATGCACAGAACCCTTATGATCGATTGCTTGCTCTAAATACAAGTCCCGTTGATTCTTCAAATCGTAACTTGGATTCGGTTTCTGCTATTTATCTAGCGATGACGACGGCGAGCTCGAAGCTGGAGTGCGTCGATGAGCGTGGCCAAGACTCCCTCATCACCTCCGTATGCAACGTGGAGGACGAAGAAGAGGATGAGGAGCTCGATGAGTTCGATCCTTATCTCTTTATCAAGAACTTGCCTAACTTGTCCTCCGTTGTCCCTACTTTCAGACCCGTCTTGCTTCCTAAACAGACCCGAAGCTGCCCTCCTATCTCTCTAGTCCTAGACCTCGATG AAACGCTTGTGCACTCTACTCTAGAACCATGTGAAGAGGTGGATTTCACATTCCCTGTGCATTTCAACGAAGAAGAGCATACGGTATACGTGCGTTGCCGGCCCCACCTACAAGAGTTTATGGAGAGAGTGTCCCGTCTTTTCGAGATAATTATATTCACAGCCAGCCAGAGTATCTACGCCGAGCAGCTTCTGAATGTGCTTGACCCCAAGAGGAAGCTCTTTCGCCATAGAGTGTACCGTGACTCGTGTGTTTTCTTCGACGGTAACTACCTCAAGGATTTGTCTGTCCTTGGACGTGATCTATCTCGTGTGATCATCGTCGACAACTCCCCACAG GCATTTGGGTTTCAAGTGGAGAACGGTGTGCCAATAGAGAGCTGGTTTAGTGACCCGTCAGATAAAGAGCTTCTTCACTTGCTGCCGTTTCTTGAAAGCTTAATAGGAGCTGAAGATGTGAGGCCGATGATCGCCAAGAAGTTCAATCTCAAGGAAAAGATCGACGCAGCTGTAGATGTACCTGAGTATCCTGCTGAGGCAGGGGATCCTTTCGAAAGGTAG
- the LOC108844431 gene encoding uncharacterized protein LOC108844431 isoform X2: MTTASSKLECVDERGQDSLITSVCNVEDEEEDEELDEFDPYLFIKNLPNLSSVVPTFRPVLLPKQTRSCPPISLVLDLDETLVHSTLEPCEEVDFTFPVHFNEEEHTVYVRCRPHLQEFMERVSRLFEIIIFTASQSIYAEQLLNVLDPKRKLFRHRVYRDSCVFFDGNYLKDLSVLGRDLSRVIIVDNSPQAFGFQVENGVPIESWFSDPSDKELLHLLPFLESLIGAEDVRPMIAKKFNLKEKIDAAVDVPEYPAEAGDPFER; the protein is encoded by the exons ATGACGACGGCGAGCTCGAAGCTGGAGTGCGTCGATGAGCGTGGCCAAGACTCCCTCATCACCTCCGTATGCAACGTGGAGGACGAAGAAGAGGATGAGGAGCTCGATGAGTTCGATCCTTATCTCTTTATCAAGAACTTGCCTAACTTGTCCTCCGTTGTCCCTACTTTCAGACCCGTCTTGCTTCCTAAACAGACCCGAAGCTGCCCTCCTATCTCTCTAGTCCTAGACCTCGATG AAACGCTTGTGCACTCTACTCTAGAACCATGTGAAGAGGTGGATTTCACATTCCCTGTGCATTTCAACGAAGAAGAGCATACGGTATACGTGCGTTGCCGGCCCCACCTACAAGAGTTTATGGAGAGAGTGTCCCGTCTTTTCGAGATAATTATATTCACAGCCAGCCAGAGTATCTACGCCGAGCAGCTTCTGAATGTGCTTGACCCCAAGAGGAAGCTCTTTCGCCATAGAGTGTACCGTGACTCGTGTGTTTTCTTCGACGGTAACTACCTCAAGGATTTGTCTGTCCTTGGACGTGATCTATCTCGTGTGATCATCGTCGACAACTCCCCACAG GCATTTGGGTTTCAAGTGGAGAACGGTGTGCCAATAGAGAGCTGGTTTAGTGACCCGTCAGATAAAGAGCTTCTTCACTTGCTGCCGTTTCTTGAAAGCTTAATAGGAGCTGAAGATGTGAGGCCGATGATCGCCAAGAAGTTCAATCTCAAGGAAAAGATCGACGCAGCTGTAGATGTACCTGAGTATCCTGCTGAGGCAGGGGATCCTTTCGAAAGGTAG